In Streptomyces thermolilacinus SPC6, a single genomic region encodes these proteins:
- a CDS encoding peptidoglycan D,D-transpeptidase FtsI family protein, whose translation MPSQEPPHRRVPRPSAARRPTGRTSGSARTSGSAHPRPASGKASVSGRGPAARRPRQAPPRPPAPRPLRLGSPRPRLRLVSVGLTLVMLAFVVRLLQVQAVDAAAYAAKAEKNRYLSHKLAAERGEITDRSGIALATSVDAYDITADPKMFTPQESKVPDAPEQAAALLAPILGKDPAALVRTLKSPPSPRYAVLARKQTPQVWNQIKDLKALFAKKAREDKAKGGPGVSVLAGVLSEKSTKRVYPNGSLGAGILGYVNAEGHGAGGLESMLDEELAGRDGKITYAHSGGRRVPTAQARETPAVPGSDIELTIDRDIQWAAQKAISEQVAASRADRGYVIVQNTRTGEVLAMANAPGFDPNDLSQADSAAMGNAALQDAFEPGSTAKVMSMAAVLEEGVATPSTHVVVPNRLHRGDRLFKDDIDHPTWYLTLNGVLAKSSNIGTILATGQLGKNQAEANRVLHSYLRKFGIGSPTGLGYPGETSGILARPEDWNTSQQYTIPFGQGLSVNAMQAASVYSTIANGGVRIEPTLVRGTRGPDGRFTPAPEPDKTRVVSEKTAKTLAAMLESVVDDQEGTGTKAAIPGYRVAGKTGTANRVDPQLGRYKGYTASFAGFAPADDPQLTVYCAIQNPTQGSYFGGQICGPVHKKVMEFALKTLHIAPTGAQPPRMPVTFTPGS comes from the coding sequence GTGCCCTCCCAGGAACCTCCGCACCGCCGCGTACCCCGGCCCTCCGCCGCCCGGCGCCCCACCGGACGCACCTCCGGCAGCGCCCGTACGAGCGGCTCCGCACACCCCCGCCCCGCGTCGGGCAAGGCCTCCGTCTCAGGCCGGGGCCCCGCCGCGCGCCGCCCCCGCCAGGCCCCGCCCAGGCCCCCGGCCCCGCGCCCACTGCGCCTGGGCAGCCCGCGCCCGCGCCTCCGCCTGGTCAGCGTCGGCCTCACCCTCGTCATGCTGGCGTTCGTCGTGCGCCTCCTCCAGGTCCAGGCCGTGGACGCCGCCGCGTACGCCGCCAAGGCCGAGAAGAACCGCTACCTCAGCCACAAGCTGGCCGCCGAGCGCGGCGAGATCACCGACCGGTCCGGCATCGCGCTCGCCACCAGCGTGGACGCGTACGACATCACCGCCGACCCGAAGATGTTCACCCCGCAGGAGAGCAAGGTCCCCGACGCGCCCGAGCAGGCCGCCGCGCTCCTCGCGCCGATCCTCGGCAAGGACCCCGCCGCCCTCGTACGCACCCTCAAGTCCCCGCCCTCGCCCCGGTACGCCGTCCTCGCACGCAAGCAGACCCCGCAGGTCTGGAACCAGATCAAGGACCTCAAGGCGCTGTTCGCCAAGAAGGCCCGCGAGGACAAGGCCAAGGGCGGACCCGGCGTCAGCGTCCTCGCGGGCGTGCTCAGCGAGAAGAGCACCAAACGCGTCTACCCGAACGGCTCCCTCGGCGCCGGGATACTGGGCTACGTCAACGCCGAGGGCCACGGCGCCGGCGGCCTCGAGTCGATGCTCGACGAGGAGCTCGCCGGGCGCGACGGCAAGATCACGTACGCGCACTCCGGCGGCCGCCGCGTGCCCACCGCCCAGGCCCGCGAGACCCCCGCCGTCCCCGGCTCCGACATCGAGCTGACCATCGACCGGGACATCCAGTGGGCCGCCCAGAAGGCCATCAGCGAGCAGGTCGCCGCCTCCCGCGCCGACCGGGGCTACGTCATCGTGCAGAACACCCGCACCGGCGAGGTCCTCGCCATGGCCAACGCCCCCGGCTTCGACCCCAACGACCTGTCGCAGGCCGACTCCGCCGCCATGGGCAACGCCGCCCTCCAGGACGCCTTCGAACCCGGCTCCACCGCCAAGGTGATGTCGATGGCCGCCGTACTGGAGGAAGGCGTCGCCACCCCCTCCACCCATGTCGTCGTCCCCAACCGGCTCCACCGCGGCGACCGGCTGTTCAAGGACGACATCGACCACCCCACCTGGTACCTGACGCTCAACGGCGTCCTCGCCAAGTCGTCCAACATCGGTACCATCCTCGCCACCGGACAGCTCGGCAAGAACCAGGCGGAGGCCAACCGGGTCCTCCACTCCTACCTGCGCAAGTTCGGCATCGGCAGCCCCACCGGGCTCGGCTACCCCGGCGAGACCTCCGGCATCCTCGCCCGCCCCGAGGACTGGAACACCTCCCAGCAGTACACGATCCCGTTCGGCCAGGGACTGTCCGTCAACGCCATGCAGGCCGCCTCCGTCTACTCGACCATCGCCAACGGCGGCGTCCGCATCGAACCCACCCTCGTACGCGGCACCCGCGGCCCCGACGGCCGCTTCACCCCCGCGCCCGAACCCGACAAGACGCGTGTCGTGAGCGAGAAGACCGCCAAGACCCTCGCCGCCATGCTGGAATCGGTCGTGGACGACCAGGAGGGAACCGGCACCAAGGCCGCCATCCCCGGCTACCGCGTCGCCGGCAAGACCGGCACGGCCAACCGCGTGGACCCGCAACTCGGCCGCTACAAGGGCTACACGGCGTCCTTCGCCGGCTTCGCACCCGCCGACGACCCCCAGCTCACCGTCTACTGCGCCATCCAGAACCCCACCCAGGGCAGCTACTTCGGCGGCCAGATCTGCGGCCCCGTCCACAAGAAGGTCATGGAGTTCGCCCTGAAGACCCTGCACATCGCGCCGACCGGAGCACAGCCCCCGCGCATGCCGGTCACCTTCACACCCGGCAGCTGA
- a CDS encoding UDP-N-acetylmuramoyl-L-alanyl-D-glutamate--2,6-diaminopimelate ligase: MTTITPDPGNRSGTDRAAAASFSPITGAPGTLTAVPHPDQSPATDQGAPAKQPGAPRPVQVRPTPLGELAARLDVPAPHEPNRPYEGQVTGITHDSRAVRPGDVYAALPGARLHGADFAAQAADLGAVAILTDPSGADRAAATGLPVLTVEDPRGRMGELAAEIYGRPGTDLLQIGITGTSGKTTTAYLVEGGLKAAGRAPGLIGTVETRIGEERIKSERTTPEATDLQALFAVMRERGVEAVAMEVSSHALVLGRVDGCVFDVAVFNNLSPEHMEFHSGMEDYFQAKAQLFTPRRSRQGVVNYDDPYGRRLVTEATVPVVTFSADGDPDADWRAEDVRSGPLGSTFTIVGPKDERISAKSPLAGPFNVANTLAAVVTLAVAGIDPQTAADGVAAVPGVPGRLERVDAGQPYLAVVDYAHKTDAVESVLRTLRKVTEGRLHIVLGCGGDRDTTKRGPMGAAAARLADTAVLTSDNPRSEDPLAILSAMLAGAAQVPVHERGTVLVDADRASAIAAAVARARPGDTVLVAGKGHEQGQDIAGVVRPFDDRQVLREAIQNSQG, translated from the coding sequence GTGACAACGATCACGCCCGATCCCGGGAACCGATCCGGCACCGACCGCGCCGCGGCGGCCTCATTTAGCCCGATCACGGGTGCGCCCGGTACGCTCACCGCCGTGCCACACCCTGATCAGTCCCCAGCAACCGACCAGGGCGCCCCCGCGAAACAGCCGGGAGCCCCCCGTCCGGTCCAGGTCCGCCCCACGCCCCTCGGCGAACTGGCAGCCCGCCTGGACGTCCCCGCTCCGCACGAGCCGAACCGGCCGTACGAGGGGCAGGTCACCGGCATCACCCACGACTCCAGAGCCGTACGCCCCGGAGACGTGTACGCCGCACTGCCGGGCGCCCGGCTGCACGGTGCCGACTTCGCCGCCCAGGCCGCCGACCTCGGAGCCGTCGCGATCCTCACCGACCCGTCCGGAGCCGACCGCGCCGCCGCGACGGGCCTGCCCGTCCTCACGGTCGAGGACCCGCGGGGCCGGATGGGCGAACTCGCCGCCGAGATCTACGGCCGCCCCGGCACGGACCTCCTCCAGATCGGCATCACCGGAACGTCCGGCAAGACCACCACGGCGTACCTGGTGGAAGGCGGCCTCAAGGCCGCCGGACGCGCACCGGGACTGATCGGCACGGTCGAGACGCGCATCGGCGAGGAGCGGATCAAGTCCGAGCGGACCACCCCCGAGGCGACCGACCTCCAGGCCCTGTTCGCCGTCATGCGCGAACGCGGCGTCGAGGCCGTCGCCATGGAGGTGTCCAGCCACGCCCTCGTGCTCGGCCGGGTGGACGGCTGCGTCTTCGACGTCGCCGTCTTCAACAACCTCAGCCCGGAGCACATGGAGTTCCACTCCGGCATGGAGGACTACTTCCAGGCCAAGGCGCAGCTGTTCACGCCGCGCCGCTCCCGCCAGGGCGTCGTCAACTACGACGACCCGTACGGCAGGAGGCTCGTCACCGAGGCCACCGTGCCCGTCGTGACCTTCTCCGCCGACGGCGACCCGGACGCCGACTGGCGCGCCGAGGACGTCCGCAGCGGCCCCCTCGGCAGCACGTTCACCATCGTCGGCCCCAAGGACGAGCGGATCAGCGCCAAGTCGCCGCTCGCCGGTCCTTTCAACGTCGCGAACACCCTCGCCGCCGTCGTCACCCTCGCCGTCGCGGGGATCGACCCGCAGACCGCCGCCGACGGCGTCGCCGCCGTGCCCGGCGTGCCCGGCCGCCTGGAGCGCGTGGACGCGGGCCAGCCGTACCTCGCCGTGGTGGACTACGCCCACAAGACCGACGCCGTCGAGTCCGTGCTGCGTACGCTGCGCAAGGTCACCGAGGGACGGCTGCACATCGTCCTCGGCTGCGGCGGCGACCGCGACACCACCAAGCGCGGCCCCATGGGCGCCGCCGCGGCGCGCCTCGCCGACACGGCCGTGCTGACCTCCGACAACCCCCGCTCCGAGGACCCCCTCGCGATCCTCTCCGCCATGCTCGCGGGCGCCGCCCAGGTCCCCGTTCACGAGCGGGGCACCGTGCTCGTCGACGCCGACCGGGCGTCCGCCATCGCCGCGGCCGTCGCCCGTGCGCGGCCGGGCGACACGGTGCTCGTCGCGGGCAAGGGCCACGAGCAGGGCCAGGACATCGCAGGCGTGGTGCGGCCCTTCGACGACCGCCAGGTCCTGCGGGAAGCCATCCAGAACAGTCAGGGATGA
- a CDS encoding UDP-N-acetylmuramoyl-tripeptide--D-alanyl-D-alanine ligase, with amino-acid sequence MIALSLTEIAEIVGGQTYDIPDPAVQVTGSVVYDSRQVEPGSLFAAFAGENVDGHDYAEGAVAAGAVAVLATRPVGVPAVVVPDVTAALGALARTVVERLGTTVVALTGSAGKTSTKDLIAQLLQRQGPTVWPAGNLNNEIGLPVTALRATEETRHLVLEMGARGVGHIRYLTELTPPRVGVVLNVGSAHIGEFGGRERIAQAKGELVEALPTAEQGGVAVLNADDPLVKAMASRTKARVVFFGESEEASVRAENVRLTSSGQPSFRLHTPTGCSDVTMRLYGEHHVSNALAAAAVAHELGMPVHEIAAALSEAGSLSRWRMEVTERPDGVTIVNDAYNANPESMRAALRALAAMGETARAKGGRTWAVLGLMAELGDEALAEHDAVGRLAVRLNVGKLVAVGGREASWLQLGAYNEGSWGEESVHVSDAQAAIDLLRSELRPGDVVLVKASRSVGLERVAQALLETSTEGEVAGR; translated from the coding sequence GTGATCGCCCTCTCCCTCACCGAGATCGCCGAAATCGTCGGCGGGCAGACGTACGACATACCGGACCCGGCGGTACAGGTCACCGGCTCCGTGGTCTACGACTCCCGCCAGGTCGAGCCCGGCAGTCTCTTCGCCGCGTTCGCCGGTGAGAACGTCGATGGGCACGACTACGCCGAAGGCGCCGTCGCGGCCGGAGCGGTGGCCGTGCTGGCCACCCGGCCCGTCGGCGTCCCCGCCGTCGTCGTACCCGACGTGACCGCCGCGCTGGGCGCGCTCGCCCGGACCGTCGTCGAACGGCTCGGGACCACCGTCGTCGCCCTCACGGGCTCGGCCGGGAAGACCAGCACCAAGGACCTGATCGCGCAGCTCCTCCAGCGCCAGGGCCCCACGGTCTGGCCGGCCGGGAACCTCAACAACGAGATCGGCCTCCCGGTGACCGCGCTGCGCGCCACCGAGGAGACCCGCCACCTCGTCCTGGAGATGGGCGCGCGCGGCGTCGGCCACATCCGTTACCTCACCGAGCTGACCCCGCCCCGCGTCGGCGTCGTCCTCAACGTGGGCTCCGCCCACATCGGCGAGTTCGGCGGCCGGGAGCGGATCGCCCAGGCGAAGGGCGAACTGGTCGAGGCGCTCCCGACGGCGGAGCAGGGCGGCGTGGCCGTCCTCAACGCCGACGACCCGCTCGTGAAGGCCATGGCGTCCCGCACCAAGGCGCGCGTGGTCTTCTTCGGCGAGTCCGAGGAAGCGTCCGTACGCGCCGAAAATGTCCGACTCACGTCGAGTGGACAGCCCTCATTCCGCCTTCACACACCCACCGGGTGCAGCGATGTGACCATGCGCCTGTACGGTGAGCACCACGTGTCGAACGCGCTCGCCGCGGCCGCCGTCGCCCATGAGCTGGGCATGCCCGTGCACGAGATCGCCGCCGCGCTCTCCGAGGCGGGCTCCCTCTCCCGCTGGCGCATGGAGGTCACCGAGCGTCCGGACGGTGTGACGATCGTCAACGACGCCTACAACGCGAACCCCGAGTCCATGCGGGCCGCCCTGCGCGCGCTCGCCGCCATGGGCGAGACCGCACGGGCCAAGGGGGGGCGCACGTGGGCGGTGCTCGGCCTGATGGCCGAGCTCGGCGACGAGGCGCTCGCCGAGCACGACGCGGTCGGACGGCTCGCCGTCCGGCTCAATGTCGGCAAGCTCGTCGCAGTCGGGGGCAGGGAAGCGTCCTGGCTGCAACTGGGCGCATATAACGAGGGTTCGTGGGGTGAGGAGTCGGTGCACGTGTCCGACGCGCAGGCGGCGATCGACCTGTTGCGCAGTGAACTGCGTCCGGGTGACGTCGTGCTGGTGAAGGCTTCCAGGTCGGTCGGGCTCGAGCGGGTCGCCCAGG